The stretch of DNA GACCGCTGCGCCGCCGCCCGGTGTCTCTCTCGCTCGGCCGTTTTCCGCCCCATTCGGCGCATGGTCGCTGACTCGCTCGCCCCGCACCGGCATCGCCTCGCTGACCAGCTCCCAACGACCGTCTCGCTCCCGCCAGTACTGCGCGAACCGCACCGGCAGCGAGGCAGCACGCCAGAAATCCGCCCGATCCATCAGCTGCCAGTGTAGGTGCGGCTCCGTCGAGTGACCCGAATGCCCGCACCGGCCGATCACGTCGCCCGCCTGCACCCGCTGACCCGGCCGCACCGTAACGCTCCCGCACTGGAGATGGGCTGACAGACTGTACTCCCCCGGCGCATGCTCGATCACCACGAAGTTGCCCAACGGATCCCGTGTCAGCGGGTCGATGATCCCGATCCCTCGAGAGTCGTGGTGACCGTCGCGCACCGCGACCACCGTCCCATCGGCGGCCGCGAGGATCGGCCGACCCCATGCGAAATACTCCTCTGGCCGGCGTACATCCGGCGGCGCCGTCCGGCCGGCTCCATCGGTCACGACCAGGTCGAGCGCGTACCGTTGACCGACCAGCGACCAAGAATGCGACGTCTCCGGATCAGGTCCCCCGTTGGCAACGGTCCATACGCCTTCGACCGGCAGGCGATACCGTCCACGCGGTCGCCAGTCGTGCGGTCCCGGCATACCCGAACGATAGCGGAGTCTGGCTGCCCCCTCCCCGATCAGATGGCGCACGGTGAAAAGCCACACGAACGGCGAGAGGAGTCCGATCAGCTGGCTCGCGACAAAACGCACCGTCCAGCCCACTCCAGCCTGCCGACTCCACCGCGCGATGCGGTATAGCCAGGGCAGTAGGCTCGCCACGAGCGCCCACCGCAGCGGCGCCACCACCGCTAGCCGGTCGTCCAGCATCGGCAGGACCCAGCCCGCCACCCCGAGCAAGAACAGTTCCGTCTCCCAACGCTCGAGCACGTCGAGCAGGCGCCTCATCGCTCCACTTCCTCCCGTGCGTCACCGGGACGTGCCCCGTCACTGACCGCCACTGGTCCGCGCGCTCCCACCCGCCCAGCCAGCACCTCGCGCGGAAAGCCGACCACCTCCAGCGCGACGGCCGCGGTGACGACGAGGAGGATCAGGAGAAAAGCCACGCTCAGCGCCTCGGCCAGCGCGCGCTCCGAGCTGGCACGCAGCGCGTCGCTCAGGCTCGGCCGCTGCGCCGGATCGAGCAATGCGTCGATCGCTGCCCGTTCCCCCAGCCGCTGCTGGATCACCCCGTTGAGCACGGCACCCAGCACGGCCACCCCCACCGCCCCACCGATCGTCCGCGACAAGCCGACCAGCGCCGTCGCGATGCCCCGCTCGCTCCACGCGACCGCGTTCTGCACCGCGATCAGGAACGCCGTCGCGCTGAACCCCATCCCGACCCCGAAGAGCGCTGCCGCAGCCACCGCCCACCCCAGGACCGGCCAACGCGGGACGACTTGCAGGACGAGCGCACCAGCCAGCATCGCGCCCATACCGAGCACCACCGAACTCCGGAAGCCGAAGCGCAGGATGACGCGACCAGCTGCCGTCGAGGCTACCGACCAGCTGACAGCGAACGGCATGATCGTCAGGCCAGCCGTCGTCGCCGTCCCCGCTCCCAGACCCTGCATCGCCAGCGGGAGGAACGAGATCAGCCCGAACATCCCCGCTCCGATCAGGATGCTGCCCAGCCCGACGACGGCCATCAACCGACGGCGGACGAGTTCCGGTGGAACGATCGGCAGGGCCGCCCGCTGCTCCGTACGCCAAAAGAGCACGAGGAGCGCCGCTCCTCCCAGCGCCGCCCCGACTGCGACGACCGGCGCCGCTCCTCGTCCCTCCCCAGCAGCCGAAAGTCCCGAGAGCAGCAGCGTCATCCCAGCCGTCAGGAGGAGCGCACCCCGATAGTCCAGCCGGTGCTCACGCCGCCCCACCCGCTCCTGCAGTGCTGCCCCCAACAGGCCGAGCGCGACCAGCCCGACCGGCACGTTCAGGTAGAAGATCCAGCGCCAACCGGCCAGGTCGGTGACCGCAGCCCCCACGCTCGGTCCCGCCACCGCCGCAGCACCCCAGACGGCGCTCGTCAGCCCCTGCAAGCGGGCCCGCTGCTCGAGCGGGAAGAGATCCCCCAGGACGGTCAGCGTCACTGGGATGATTCCGCCCGCTCCCAGTCCCTGCAGCGCGCGGAACAGGACCAGCTGCAGCATCGATTGGGCCAGGCCACAGAGCGCCGATCCGGCCAGGAAGAGCGTGATCGCTGCGAGCAGGATCCGCTTGCGCCCATACAGGTCAGCCAGCCGACCGTACAAGGGGATCGTGGTCGTCGAGGTCAACAGATACGCCGTAACGACCCAGGGGTAGAGCGCGAAACCGCGCAATTCCCCGACGATCGTCGGCATGGCCGTCCCGACGATCGAAACGTCCAGGGCAGCCAGAAAGGTCGCCGCGAGCACGCCGCTCACGATGGCGACGGTCCGCCTCCGTCCGAGCTCCGGTCGTTGTGCTAGCGGCCACACCATGGCGACCCTCTCGACCCGGTCAGAAAGGCAGCGAACCTCGTCGGAACCGTCCTCGTGCTCGTCAACCGGCACTGCCGCGATTACCATATCGCGTGAGCCGCATCGGCAAGCACGACCTGCAGGCGGCAGGGCGCAGTCTACGGTGCGAGCCGGAGGGCAGCAAGATGAGCGTGACCACCATTCGCGGACGACAGCTCGTTCGGGCGTCGTCGACCGGACGATGGGTCCAGTTGCTCCTCAGCCTGGCCGTGCTGTCGGCAGTTGTCGCGTGGCCATCGCTCGCCACTGCCGCGCCGACCGGGCACGACGCGTTCCTCGACACCTGGGCGCGCAGCGACTTGCCCGTCGCCGAAGGCCGCGTCGACCGCACCTGGATGTGGGGACCCGAGCCGTTCACGGTACCGCTTCGCGAGCCCTACGTCGACGCGCCGGGTGGCACGCGCCTCGTCCAGTACTTCGACAAGTCCCGCATGGAGATCACCGACCCGGCGGCTGACCGCGCGTCACCCTGGTACGTGACCAACGGGCTCCTCGCCAAGGAGCTGGTCACCGGCCAGCTCCAGCTCGGTGACCAGACCTTTCAGATGCATCCTCCCGCAGTCGTCAACGTCGCCGGTGACCCCGACGATCCAGCGGCTCCGACCTACGCTACGTTCGCCGCGCTGCTCGCCGCACCACCGCTGCCCGCCGGCAGCGCCGTGACGCAGACACTCGATCGTGCCGGCCAGGTGGGGAACGACCCGGCCCTGGCACGCTATGGCGTGACCGCCGCCCTCCTCGTCTCGGAGACCGGCCACACCGTCGCCTCGGTCTTCTGGAGCTTCATGAACAGTCGTGGCACGGTCTACACTGGCTGGCGGTTCCGCGAGGATGCGCTCTTTCCCAATCCCTTTTACGCCACTGGCTTCCCGATCACCGAGCCCTACTGGACGCGCGTCCGCGTCGGTGGCACGCCGCGCGACGTGCTCGTCCAGTGCTTCGAGCGGCGCTGTCTCACCTACACGCCCGACAATCCGCCCGGCTGGCAGGTCGAGGCGGGCAACGTCGGGCAGCACTACTACCGCTGGCGCTACGAACAGCTGGGACAACCGGTCCAGGAGGCGGGCGTCTACCAGTTGGCCACAGTCACCAACGTGGTCGATGGCGACACGATAGACGTCCGCTTCGCCGATGGTCGCACCGCCCGGGTCCGCCTGATCGGCGTCGACACCCCTGAGGTGTACGGTGAGGTCGAGTGTTTCGGCGTGGCTGCCTCGCAGTTCACAGCCGAGTGGTTGGCCGGCAAGGAGGTGGCGCTCCAGCGCGACGTCTCGGAGACCGACCGCTACGGGCGGCTCCTCCGCTACGTCTGGATCGGCCCGTATCTCTTCAACGAGGTGCTGGTCCGGCGCGGCTACGCCGGCGTCGCCACCTATCCGCCGGACGTCACCTACGCCGGGCGTTTCGTCGAAGCCGAGCGAGCGGCGCGGGAGGAACGGGCCGGGGTGTGGGGCATCTGCCCGGTTCCGCCAGTGGGACGCGATACGGAACCGGCCCCACCGCCGGGACCAGCGCCATCCCCGTCACCGACGCCGACGCCAGCACCCAACTGCGATCCGAGCTATCCGACGGTCTGCATCCCGCCACCGCCCCCCGACCTCGACTGCGCGGATATCCCCTACCGTCGTTTCCCGGTCCTCCCACCCGATCCGCATCGCTTCGACCCGGACCGCGACGGCATCGGCTGCGAGAGCGGATAGCTCGGACACCGACGAGCCAGCGAACGCACCCCTGTCCGATCCGCTCTCGCGGCCTGTTGAGCATGGCATAACGATTCAGGACTGCACTGATTCGGCTGTCGCCCGCGTGGCGGGAAAGGATCGGGGAGGATCATCGGTCTCACTGCAGCCAGTGGTCGGTTGGGTCGACTCGTCATCGCCGAACTCCTCCGGCGAGTTCCCCCGACCGAGTGGTCGCACGCGCTCGCGATCCCAACGAGGCGAGTGACCTCGCTGCACAGGGTATCACTGTTCGCCCTGCCGACTACGACGATCCGGCGACGCTCGATGCAGCGCTCCGCGGCATCCAGCGCCTCCTGCTCATCTCGGGCAGCGAGGTCGGCCGGCGCGTCCAACAGCACCGGAACGTCATCACTGCCGCGGTACGCGCGGGCGTCCAGCTCCTCGCCGACACGAGCCTCCTCCACGCCAACCGCACGCCGCTCCGCTTCTTAGCTCTCGAGCACCCGGCGCCCGAGCACGCCCTGCAGGAGAGCGGTCTTTCCTAGGTCATCCTGCGCCACGGCTGGTATACCGAGAACTGCGAGGAACGCGCCCGTCACGCGGCGGCCATCGGCCAACTCGTCAGTGCGGCTGGCACAGCACGCCTGTCACCCGCACCCCGCGCCCACTATGCGGTTGCCGCCGCAGTTGTCCTCACTGGAGACGGGCACGTTGGGCAGATCGACGAACTGGCTGGTGATGAAGCCTGGACGATGGCTGATCTGGCCCAGGCCATCAGCGAGGTGGTCGGGCGGCCCATCGCCTTGCGCCTAGCCAGCCCTGCGGAGTACCGTGCCTTTCTTCTCTCAGGAGGCACGCCCGAATCCAGCGCTCACGTGCTCCTGACCATCGAGACCGGCATCGCGCCGGAGGCACTCTTCGACGACAGCCGGACGTTGAGTCGCCTCAGCGGCCGACCGACCACGCCGCTCCGCACAGTCCTGCGGACGTGGCTGCGCGCCTGAGTCAGCCACAGGCTGCGGCGGTCAGTCTCGCTCCACGTGAGGGCGCCCGGCCGCCAGCGCCGCCTCACCCGCGACGCGACGCACGCCGCTCCATCGCGCGTCGCTGCATGATCGGCTCATCTCTCAGCAGGCGCGGCTACGATTCCCTGCGGCCGCTGGGTGGGAACACCGGTGTTCCCGCAGCCGCTCCATCCTGGTACGCGGAGAATCGCGCGGTCACCGACCGACGATCCAGCCAGAGCCTCCGAGCAGGCGGTCGCGGGATCGGCCCGGCACGACCGCGCTCGATCACCCGAGAACACCGCAGTGGAAAGGGAGGTCTGCCGTGCGTCTTTTCCGCGCGTTCGCCGCGGGCACGCTGGGGATCGTGGGCGGGATTCTCCTCTTCGCATGGCTAGTCGCCTCCTTCGTCCTCGACCTGCTCGCGATCTACCTCACCTTCGGCGGCCTGGGGGTGCTCCTCGGCATCGTCTTGGCTCCCATCGTCTTCGTCATCGCACCGTGGTATGCCGGGCTCGCTCACGGCTTCTGGTGGCCGCTGATCGTCGAGTACGGCGGGCTGATCGTGTTGGCACTCCTCTTCTTCCTGACCGAGAAGCTGTTGGGCGCCCCCGACTGACCCCCACGACTCACCGCGCCGCCTCGGCGATGCCTGCCGATCACCCCGTCGCTTCTCTCGGTGCGGCCGGTTATCCGGTTGTCCCAGCCGCAACCGCACTGCGTACGACGGCCCCCGAGAGAGCCGGTCGCGGGTCCAGCCAGCCCTGCGACGATACATCTGCCCTCTTGAGTCACCGGTCCTTCCTCGTCGAGAGGGGAACCGCGTCTCGGTTCAGCAGGTAGCCGCAAAGTCCGTTCCGATTCGGGACGATGTTCCCAGAAGTCGTTCACTGCTCCCGCCGATGCTCATCGACGAGAGAAAGGACGCACGGTGCTGATGCGCGACGTCTTCCTGCGTCGCCAGCCGATCCTCACGCGTCGTCTCGACGTCTGGGGCTACCAGGTCAGCGCGAGTCACCCGAGCTTCGTGCAGCCGCCGCCTGCGCTGAGTGGGTCCGCCACGCATCCCGACCCGTCGGAGGCCGAAGCTCGGCTGTTGTTCGACGCGCTCGCCGAAGTCGGGCTCCCCGCCCTGGTCGGCGACTCCATAGCGCTCATCGAGCTTTCTCCCGCCGCGGCGCTCGCTGCCCAGGACTTCTTGGCGGGACTCGCGACGCCGGACCGGCTGATCCCGCTCCTGACGCTCGAACCCCCACCCGATCGACAACTCCTGCTCGATGCGATCGCCGCACTGCGCAGCCACGGCTTTCGCGTCGGAACCGCTGGTGTTCCGAGCGATGAGGTGCTGCAGGCAGTCACCCGGACGATCGATCTCGTCGCCGTGGAGTACAGCCGAGCGAACACTCGACTGGACACACTGGCCAGTCACCTTCGCGCGGGGCGTGCCCTCCTTTTGGTCACGGGGATCGAGGACTATCAGGCCTTCGACCGATGCCGGGAACAGCGCGTGACGCTGTTCGCTGGGACATTCCTCGCGCTCCCGCGCCCCGTCCGCGCGCTCCGTGCCCCGACCAGCCGCGCGCTCCTCCTGTTGCTCGCGCGACTGCAAGATCCCGAGGTGGAATTCTCCGAACTCGAGGCACTGATCTCCCTCGACGTCGGCCTGACCTATCGGCTCTTGCGACTCGTCAATACGGTCTGGCTCGGTCGGCGGCGCATCGAGTCGGTTCGCCAGGCTCTGCTCGTGCTCGGTACGCGTCTGGTCTCCGCCTGGGTAACGCTCCTGCTCATGGCGGACATTCCCGACAAGCCTCAGGAATTGCTTACCCTGGCGATCGTCCGTGCGCGCATGGCTGAACTCGTCGCCGCCGCACGCGGGCGAACCAGCCGCGAATCGGCCTTCTTGGTGGGGCTGCTGTCGGTCCTCGATGCGCTGCTCGATCAGCCGATGTCCGACCTCGTCGCAGCTCTCCCACTCGCTGACGAGCTCGCGGCTGCACTGCTCCACCGGGAAGGTGAGCTCGGCCTCGTCCTCGATATCGTTCTGGCCTACGAGCGTGGCGATTGGCTGCGCCTACCCGCAAGCGGACTTCGACCATCGCTCCTCAGCTCGGCGTACGTGGATGCGCTGGCCTTCGCCCGCGAGATCGAGTCAGCATTGGCTGCGTGAATGTCCGTTCGCGAACTACTCATCGCTCGACAACCGGTCTTCGACCGCCACCTGGAAACGGCCGCCTACGAACTTCGCTACGGTCAGCCCGGCGGGCATGCTGGTGCGCCGTCGACGCAGGACGCAGAGCGCTTTCTCGACACCATACTGGACCTAGGGCTCGACCAACTGGTCGGTGCTCGCGCTGCCATCGTCGCCTTCCCTCCTTCCTTTCTCAGCAGCTCGCTCCCCGAACTGGTCGCATTCCTTCCGGCCGATCGTCTGATGGTGCTCGTCGAGCTCCCAGACTACCTGCGCAGCGATGTGCGCGACGCACTACGCCGACTCGCCCACCACGGCTGCCAGATCCTTCTCGGACTCGATCTTCTCGAGACGCACCCACCCTCGATCGATGACGTCGATGCCGTCCGGGTGCGGCTCCCGGATCCCATAGTGCTCCAGGAGCAGCGCATACGCCTCGAAGCGCTGCTCGCGGAACTCCTCGCACCGCTCGCCTCCTTTCGGTCCGGAACCTTGCGTGTTCTCGTCTCGGACATTCGAACCTATCATGAGTTCGTGGTGTGCCGTGACTTCGGCGTCGATCTGTTCCAAGGCCCCTTCCTCTTCCGACCGCTCATCGTGCGGGGATACCACCGACCAGTGTCCGATGCTGCGCTTCTCCTGCTTTCCCGTCTTGCCGATCCAGCGATCGACTTCGAGGAGATCGAACGCCTCCTCGCTCAGGACGTCCAACTCACTTACAAACTGCTCAAGCTCGTCAACAGTGTCTGGTTCGCTCGACGCAGCCGGATCGATTCGCTCCGGCAGGCGCTGCTCGTCCTCGGGATACGCAACGTGGCAGCGTGGGTCACGGTGCTCGTTCTGGCCGGCATAGAGAACAAGCCGGTCGAACTCGTCCGTACCGCTGTTCTACGGGCTCGCCTGTGCGAGTTGCTTGCCGCAGCGACCGGCTCTGCGTCGCGCGAGACAGCCTTCTTGACCGGGCTGCTCTCGGTGCTCGACGCTGCCCTCGATCGACCGCTCGAGGCAGCGCTCGCTCCGCTGCCTCTCGCTAGCGAAGTAGTGGCAGCGCTCCTCGAACAGCGCGGCCCGCTCGGTCGGCTCCTCCAGCTCGTGCGCGCCTATGAGTCCGGCGACTGGCCGCATCTCGCCGATCTCCCGCTGGCCGCATCGGTCGTGACCGAAGCCTACATCGATGCGCTCGCCTTCACTGCCGAAGTGATCGGTGCGCTCGAGCAGACGTCCTAGACCAGACCAGGAAGTGCCGCCGGACGTTCGAGGAAGACGGCGATCACGCGACCGAGTGCCCGCGGTCGCTCTTCGGGGAGAAAGTGACTCGCCTGCTGGAAGCTGAGGAAGCGAGCTCCAGGGATAGCACTGGCCAGTTCGCGCGCTTCGTCCACGCCGAATTGGGGATCGCGCGCCCCCCAGGCCAACAGAAGCGGGAGTCCGCCCCTCCCACGCTCGACGAGCGTTGCCCGCCAACGTGCCAGGTCGTCAGCCGAGAACGGGGGCACCCGCATCGAGCGGATGAGCGTCCGGCGGTATCCCAACTCGAACGGTTCCCAGTACCTAGCCAACATCGCGCGATCCAGCACGCTCTGATCGTTCAGATACCGACGCAGCGCGGCTGCCAGCATCCACGGTCGGGCCAACGCCAGGGCGATCTCCCCGAGCACCGGTATCCGCAAGAGTTGCAAGGGCGAGAGGCTCCCACCCCGCCACCGCTCGATTCGGAAGCTCGTGTTGGTCACCACCAGATGGGTGACCCGATCCGGCCACCGCTCGACCAGCGCTGCGGCGACGAGCACGCCAAAGTCATGGCCAACCAGAGCACAGCGCTCCACCCGCAAGCGATCCAGCAAGGCACTCAGACGCTCCGCCAGTTGCGCCACCGTCTCGGCACCATGCCGCGGCTTGTCCGAGCGACCGAACCCGAGAAGATCCGGGGCGATGACACGCCGCTCTCGTGCCAGCACCGGCAGGACCTTGCGCCACAAAAAGCTCGAAGTCGGGATGCCGTGCAGGAGCACGACCGGCTCTCCCTCACCGCTCTCGCGGAAGAACCAGCGCCATCCCTCCACATAAACGAAAGCTCCGTCGGCCGTCCGCACTTCAGCCATCCGTTGTTCCTCACCCGGTGCACCCCGTCTTCGGTCGACTTCACTCGACCAGGCCGCCATCCGCGCCGCGCGAGCCCGTGAAACGACGCCAGCGCCCTCCATCGCCCCAGCGATAGAGTAGCATCGTCCTGGGGAGGCACGCGATGGTGAGCCCGGAACAGTTCCGCGACGTCATGGCCAGGCACGCTGCCGGTGTCACCGTGGTGACCACCGCCGGGCCGACCGGCTATCACGGCGTGACCGTGACCGCCTTCTGCCCGCTCTCGCTCGATCCCCCGCTCGTCCTCGTCTGCATCGACCGCCAGCAGCAGAGTCATCGGCTACTCGAGACGGCCGCCGGCTGGGTCGTCAATCTCCTCTCCCGCGATCAGGAGTTCTTGGCTGAGCAGTTCGCCGGACGTGCCCCTCTGGCCGATTCGCGCTTCTCCCGCCTGCCCCATCACCTGGGCCCTCTAGGAATCCCCCGTCTGGACGGCTGCCTCGCCTGGATCGACTGCCGACCCTGGGCTCGCTACGAGGGGGGTGACCATTCCATCTTCGTGGGCCAGGTCGTCGCGCTCGATCTCGGTCCAGCGAACGACCCTCTCATTTATTTCGAGCGCCAGTACTATGAGCTCGCCTGGTAGATCCAACTCCCCTCGATCCCTTGTCTTCCTGATCCGCCGGGGGCCGATCCGAGACACCAGCGCGGCGCGAACCAGCATGCACTCCGCGGCGATCCACCTCCCGAGAACGAGACTGCACCGATCCCACGAGTACACTATGAAAAGAGGCCTGGTTTGCCTCGGGAGCGAACGATGCACGAGCCGACCAGCAGCGAACCGATCGCGCCGACCGACGTGTCGAGCGACCGCCGGGCACAACGACCCCTCTGGCACCTCCTCGCGCTCAATATCGCCCTGCTCGCTGTCCTGGTCAGTGCGGTCTGGCTTGCCCTCTGGTTCCTGCGCCAGAGCGAGGTTCCTCGTCCTGCTCCGTCCGCTGGCGACTTCCTCGCCGCTCAGGCCTTGACCATCGGGACGGTCGCGCCGGAGTTCACGCTTCCCCAACTCGATGGCGGCCAGATCAGTCTCAGTCAGTTCCGCGGGCGACCGGTTCTGGTCAACTTTTGGGCTTCCTGGTGCGCACCATGCCGATCCGAGATGCCAGCTCTGCAGCAGGTGGCCGCGCAGTACGCCGGGAGCGGCCTCGTCGTCATCGGCATCAACCAGCTGGAAGATGTGCCCACGGTGCGGGGGTTCGTCCGAGAATTCGGCCTCACCTTCCCGATCGCACTCGACCGCGACGGGGTCACCAGTCGCGCCTGGCGGGTCTACGGCATTCCGCAGACGTATCTCGTCGGTCCGGATGGGACGATCCGCAAAGCCTGGGTCGGTCCCGTCACCGAGCAATCGGTGACACGCGCCCTCGACGAAATGGGGATCCGACCCACTCCCAGCTGACCGGCGTCACCACGCTCACTGTGCCGCTTCGATCGACTCGCGCCGAAACCGCTCCAGGCGGAAGAGTGCCGCTGGCTGCGCTCCGGAATCGATCGCCAGTGCGGCGACGAGTTCGCCGATCGCGGGAGCGAACTTGAAACCATGCCCGGAACACGCGCTGCAGAGAACGACCTGTGGCCGAAGGGGGTGCCGATCGATGAGAAAATGATGATCGGGTGTGACCGTGTAGAGGCAGGTGAGATACCACAGCACCGCTCCCCCAGCTTCGGGCCAGTACCGTTCCAGTGCGTGGCGCAGTTCGGCGATTTCCTCGCTCGTCGCCGTACGTCGGACCGTTTGCGGTGTGCAGACTTCTCCCGTATCGTGCCGGCCGAACTTCACCCCTTGTCCCGGCAGTTCCGGAAACGCGCTGTAGAGCCCTGTTTCGTCCTCCCAGAGGGCGAAGGGAAAACGATCCGCCGCGTAGCGTCCCCCGGCCCGGGGTGCGAAGTGCACGTGCAGGATACGCCACACCTCGAGTGGTAATCCGAGCTCTGGGACGAGCTGACTCAACCACGCTCCCGCCGCCAGCACCAACCGATCCGCCCGAAAGGTTCCAGCCGGCGTTTCCACGCGGACGCCGTCACCATCGACCGCCCAGGCGATCACTGGCGTCTCATGCCGGAGTTGTGCTCCCGCGGCCGTGGCGCGGTCGAGCATGGCTGCCACCGCTGCCTCCGGGTCGATCAACCCAGCCTCCGGCTCGAACACAGCCACCTGTTCGGGTGCTAACCGCAACCCTGGAAAACGCGCCATCGCCTCGCTGGCCTCCAGCAGTTCATGCGCGAGTCCATGCGCACGAACGCTCGCCAGCACCCCGCTCACGAGCGAGCTGTCCGGTCGCCCCACGTAGAGCCCTCCCGTCATCCGGAGGAGCGACTGGCCGCTCTCGGCCTCCAGTTGCCGCCAGAGCGTCCACGCCCGCCGGACCAACGGGACGTACTCCGGCGACTCGTAGTAAGCTGTCCGGATGATCCGCGTCTTGCCGTGCGACGAACCGCGATCGTGCCCGCGGCGGAAGGCGTCCAGCCCGAGTACGCGGAAGCCACTGCGTGCAAGCGCCCACGCCGTCGCGGCGCCCATCGCGCCGAGACCGATCACGATCACCTCTGAGCTGCGCATCGGCCCTCCTCGCGTTCGTTTCGACGCCCTTGCGCTCTCAGTGCTTTCACGACACGTCCTTTGCCCCGCGCGAGTCTTCTCTGCGGCCAGCCTGATCGCCTGGTGGGATCGAACCGACGGCTGCGACAGGCTCGTGCGCGTCGCCCCGCTCGCGCCCTCCCTCCGCGCTGGATCGCTAGCGCGAGATGCTCACCGCGCCGCGAGAGGACACCCACCCCGAGAGGCCACTCCTGCCTCCCCGTATACCCGCTGCCCAAACACATCGGGAGCAGCGGCGGATCGAGAGCGGCACGAGCGCGTCGCTCGCGGAAACCTGACGAGGAGATCTTCGCAACCACGTGCGACTGTCCCGCAGCTGCACCTGGACCTCGACCAGTACCCA from Thermomicrobium roseum DSM 5159 encodes:
- the solA gene encoding N-methyl-L-tryptophan oxidase codes for the protein MRSSEVIVIGLGAMGAATAWALARSGFRVLGLDAFRRGHDRGSSHGKTRIIRTAYYESPEYVPLVRRAWTLWRQLEAESGQSLLRMTGGLYVGRPDSSLVSGVLASVRAHGLAHELLEASEAMARFPGLRLAPEQVAVFEPEAGLIDPEAAVAAMLDRATAAGAQLRHETPVIAWAVDGDGVRVETPAGTFRADRLVLAAGAWLSQLVPELGLPLEVWRILHVHFAPRAGGRYAADRFPFALWEDETGLYSAFPELPGQGVKFGRHDTGEVCTPQTVRRTATSEEIAELRHALERYWPEAGGAVLWYLTCLYTVTPDHHFLIDRHPLRPQVVLCSACSGHGFKFAPAIGELVAALAIDSGAQPAALFRLERFRRESIEAAQ